A part of Brassica rapa cultivar Chiifu-401-42 chromosome A05, CAAS_Brap_v3.01, whole genome shotgun sequence genomic DNA contains:
- the LOC103868997 gene encoding uncharacterized protein At4g04775-like — MGQDYSYTQPSSEEFDINSLLEAEAALYGDEAHSSYKIAEADQYPPEPEADEGIPRTCYCGSVLVVETSYTRKDPGRRYFSCNNVDDGESHIWKWWDVAIQEELRETQTQLRMVKDQFFESDQKVAKLEKIVGVLTKKKSVVNYGLAKGVSLLVLVILVIVMGWKSFGGFKHQCQNSRWGWQVTCFTLTY, encoded by the exons ATGGGACAAGACTATAGCTACACTCAGCCTTCATCAGAGGAGTTCGACATCAACTCTTTACTTGAAGCAGAAGCTGCTCTCTACGGGGATGAAGCTCATAGTAGCTACAAAATTGCAGAGGCGGATCAGTACCCACCAGAACCTGAGGCTGATGAAGGAATCCCGAGGACATGCTATTGCGGTAGTGTGCTTGTTGTTGAAACCTCATACACTCGTAAAGATCCAGGAAGGAGGTACTTCTCCTGCAACAACGTTGACGATGGAGAATCCCACATCTGGAAATGGTGGGATGTGGCGATTCAAGAAGAGCTTCGTGAAACGCAGACACAACTTAGGATGGTCAAGGATCAATTCTTTGAGAGTGACCAGAAGGTGGCTAAGCTTGAGAAGATCGTGGGTGTGTTAACTAAGAAGAAATCAGTTGTTAACTATGGTTTGGCAAAGGGAGTTAGTCTACTGGTGTTGGTAATACTGGTCATCGTTATGGGCTG GAAGAGCTTCGGAGGATTTAAACATCAGTGTCAGAACTCGAGATGGGGTTGGCAGGTAACTTGTTTCACGCTTACTTACTAG
- the LOC103868948 gene encoding pentatricopeptide repeat-containing protein At3g23020, whose protein sequence is MLLNLRLDGSSLHVICSTKTFPISPLDKVPSFKKVKQNYIPGTHDGGDKGPPQRSNRHCGRGGGVGTISREVIAGKNLLIVNPSENRVGKSRINDGFVAKKAKDAGFNGNGMVNKVHTKCSTKGLSYGGCIPAILEALDRIENVGDALGPWEERLSNKERTIILKEQARWERAVEIFEWFKSKECYELNVIHYNIMLRILGKARKWRYVQSLWEEMITKGIKPINSTYGTLIDVYSKGGLKVHALCWLGKMSKIGMQPDEVTTGIVLQMYKKAREFQKAEDFFKKWSCGKDNNKMEPHVCVSSYTYNTMIDTYGKSGQIKEASETFKRMLEEGIVPTTVTFNTMIHMYGNNGQLGEVTSLMKTMKLQCLPDTRTYNILISLHTKNNDIERAGAYFKEMKHAGLKPDPVSYRTLLYALSIRHMVEEAEELIAEMDHNDVEIDEYTQSALTRMYIEAEMIEKSWFWFQRFHLAGRMSSEGYSANIDAYGERGYLKEAERVFICCQEVNKRTVIEYNVMIKAYGIGKSCEKACEVFESMMSYGVAPDKCTYNTLVQILASSDMPHKARSYLEKMRETGYVSDCIPYCAVISSFVKLGQLNMAEEVYKEMVDFNIEPDVVVYGVLINAFADTGNVQEAMSYVEAMGRAGITGNSVIQSSLIKLYTKVGYLNEAEAVYRELLESCNTGQYPDVYTSNCMINLYSERSMVRKAEAIFESMKQRGEANEFTFAMMLCMYKKNARFEEATQVAKQMREMKILSDPLSYNSVLGLYALDGRFKEAVETFKEMVSSGVRPDDSTFKSLGTILIKLGLSKKAVLRIEDVRKQEMKRGLELWISTLSSLVGIQSNTEDCDDEL, encoded by the coding sequence ATGTTGTTGAATCTTCGTCTCGATGGAAGTAGCTTACACGTTATCTGTTCGACCAAAACCTTTCCCATCTCCCCTCTCGATAAAGTCCCATCCTTCAAGAAAGTGAAGCAGAATTACATACCAGGAACCCACGACGGTGGTGACAAGGGACCACCGCAGAGAAGCAACAGACACTGCGGCCGTGGTGGAGGCGTCGGTACTATTTCCCGTGAAGTTATCGCCGGAAAAAACTTACTTATCGTAAACCCAAGTGAGAATCGCGTCGGAAAGTCAAGGATTAATGATGGGTTTGTCGCTAAGAAGGCTAAAGATGCCGGATTTAATGGAAACGGTATGGTTAATAAAGTGCATACCAAGTGTTCGACGAAAGGTCTGAGTTACGGAGGATGCATTCCCGCTATTCTGGAGGCTCTCGATCGTATTGAGAACGTTGGAGATGCGTTGGGTCCGTGGGAGGAGAGGCTTAGCAACAAGGAGAGGACGATTATCTTGAAAGAGCAAGCACGGTGGGAGAGAGCGGTGGAGATTTTCGAGTGGTTTAAGAGCAAAGAATGCTATGAACTGAACGTGATTCATTACAATATCATGCTCAGGATTCTTGGGAAAGCTCGTAAATGGAGGTATGTGCAGAGTCTATGGGAAGAAATGATTACAAAAGGCATCAAACCCATTAACTCAACGTATGGGACTCTCATTGATGTCTATAGCAAAGGCGGGCTTAAAGTACACGCCCTATGTTGGTTAGGGAAGATGAGTAAGATTGGGATGCAGCCTGATGAAGTCACAACGGGTATCGTTCTTCAAATGTATAAAAAGGCAAGAGAGTTTCAGAAAGCAGAGGACTTTTTCAAGAAATGGTCGTGCGGCAAAGACAACAACAAGATGGAACCACACGTTTGCGTGAGCTCTTATACTTACAACACGATGATCGATACGTATGGTAAGTCGGGACAGATCAAAGAGGCTTCAGAGACGTTCAAGAGGATGCTAGAAGAAGGGATTGTGCCAACCACAGTGACTTTCAACACCATGATTCATATGTATGGCAATAACGGCCAGCTTGGAGAAGTGACTTCCTTGATGAAAACGATGAAGCTTCAGTGCTTACCTGATACAAGAACATACAACATTCTCATTTCCCTCCACACGAAGAACAACGATATCGAACGAGCAGGAGCCTACTTCAAGGAAATGAAACACGCTGGTCTTAAACCGGACCCTGTAAGTTACCGAACCCTCCTTTACGCGTTGTCGATAAGACATATGGTTGAGGAAGCTGAGGAGCTTATAGCGGAGATGGATCATAATGATGTCGAGATCGATGAGTACACGCAATCTGCTCTCACTAGAATGTACATAGAAGCGGAGATGATCGAGAAATCATGGTTTTGGTTCCAAAGGTTTCATCTCGCGGGTAGAATGAGCTCTGAAGGCTATTCAGCCAACATTGATGCGTACGGCGAGCGTGGATATCTAAAAGAAGCCGAGAGAGTGTTTATCTGCTGCCAAGAAGTGAACAAGAGAACGGTTATCGAGTACAATGTGATGATCAAAGCGTATGGAATCGGTAAAAGCTGTGAAAAGGCTTGTGAAGTATTCGAGAGCATGATGAGTTATGGCGTCGCACCAGATAAGTGTACATACAACACTCTCGTCCAGATCCTTGCTAGCTCCGACATGCCTCATAAAGCCAGATCGTACCTGGAGAAAATGAGAGAGACGGGCTACGTAAGCGATTGCATACCGTACTGCGCTGTGATATCGAGCTTTGTAAAACTTGGTCAGCTCAATATGGCAGAGGAGGTGTACAAAGAGATGGTTGACTTCAATATAGAGCCTGATGTTGTTGTCTACGGAGTCTTGATCAATGCTTTTGCGGATACTGGAAACGTTCAAGAAGCTATGAGTTATGTAGAAGCGATGGGAAGAGCTGGAATCACAGGAAACTCTGTTATACAGAGTTCTCTGATTAAGCTCTACACTAAAGTCGGGTACTTGAACGAAGCTGAAGCTGTCTACAGAGAGCTTCTTGAATCGTGTAACACAGGGCAGTATCCAGACGTATACACATCGAACTGTATGATCAACCTCTACAGCGAAAGATCGATGGTGAGGAAAGCAGAAGCGATATTCGAGAGCATGAAACAGAGAGGAGAAGCAAACGAGTTCACATTCGCAATGATGCTATGCATGTACAAGAAGAACGCTAGGTTTGAAGAAGCCACTCAGGTAGCGAAACAGATGAGAGAGATGAAGATTCTCAGTGATCCTTTGAGTTACAACAGCGTTCTTGGGTTATACGCTTTGGACGGGAGGTTTAAAGAAGCTGTTGAGACTTTCAAAGAGATGGTTTCGTCGGGAGTTAGACCAGATGACTCGACGTTTAAGTCGCTTGGGACCATTCTGATCAAACTCGGCTTGTCGAAGAAAGCTGTCCTTAGGATTGAAGATGTGAGGAAACAAGAGATGAAGAGAGGTTTGGAGTTATGGATCTCgactctctcttctcttgttGGGATTCAGAGCAATACTGAAGATTGTGATGATGAGCTTTAG